The following proteins are co-located in the Larimichthys crocea isolate SSNF unplaced genomic scaffold, L_crocea_2.0 scaffold97, whole genome shotgun sequence genome:
- the LOC104919648 gene encoding glycerol-3-phosphate dehydrogenase [NAD(+)], cytoplasmic, giving the protein MAAPKKVCIVGSGNWGSAIAKIVGANAAHNSKFDTTVNMWVFEEMVNGRKLTEIINTDHENVKYLPGHKLPANVLAVPDLVEASKDADILVFVIPHQFVGKVCDTIKGKIKSDALGISLIKGVDEGPDGLKLISDVIQEKLGICMSVLMGANIANEVADEKFCETTIGCKNKNHGSLLKELMQTNNFRVTVVEESDVVEICGALKNIVAVGAGFCDGLGFGDNTKAAVIRLGLMEMIAFARIFCTPGHVSSATFLESCGVADLITTCYGGRNRKVAEAFVKTGKSIEDLEKEMLNGQKLQGPATAAEVYLILKHKNLIDKFPLFNAVYQICYQGHPVTEFISCLQNHPEHM; this is encoded by the exons ATGGCAGCTCCGAAGAAAGTCTGCATCGTTGGCTCTGGAAACTG GGGTTCTGCCATCGCCAAGATCGTGGGTGCCAATGCTGCTCACAATTCAAAGTTTGATACCACTGTGAACATGTGGGTGTTTGAGGAGATGGTGAACGGGCGCAAACTGACTGAAATAATCAACACCGACCATGAAAATGTGAAGTACCTGCCTGGACACAAGCTACCAGCTAACGTG CTGGCCGTCCCAGACCTGGTGGAGGCGTCCAAGGATGCAGACATCCTGGTGTTTGTTATCCCGCACCAGTTTGTTGGGAAAGTGTGTGACACCATTAAGGGCAAGATAAAGAGTGATGCATTGGGAATATCCCTCATCAAG GGTGTAGACGAGGGTCCTGATGGACTTAAACTCATCTCAGACGTGATCCAGGAGAAGCTCGGTATCTGCATGAGCGTGCTGATGGGTGCCAACATTGCCAATGAGGTTGCTGATGAGAAGTTTTGTGAGACCACCATTG GGTGTAAGAATAAAAACCACGGCTCTCTCCTGAAGGAACTCATGCAGACCAATAACTTCAGAGTTACTGTAGTAGAGGAGTCTGATGTGGTGGAAATCTGTGGAGCCCTTAAG AACATTGTTGCAGTTGGGGCAGGTTTCTGTGACGGTCTTGGCTTCGGGGACAACACGAAGGCAGCCGTGATCAGGTTGGGCCTGATGGAGATGATAGCCTTTGCCCGTATTTTCTGCACTCCCGGGCACGTGTCCTCTGCTACCTTCCTGGAGAGCTGCGGTGTGGCTGACCTCATCACGACCTGCTACGGTGGCCGCAACCGCAAAGTAGCCGAAGCTTTTGTGAAGACGGGGAAG TCCATTGAGGATCTGGAGAAAGAGATGCTGAACGGTCAGAAGCTGCAGGGACCAGCGACAGCAGCCGAGGTTTATCTCATCCTCAAGCACAAAAACCTAATCGACAA gtTCCCACTGTTCAACGCAGTGTATCAGATCTGCTATCAGGGCCATCCGGTCACAGAGTTCATCAGCTGTTTGCAGAATCACCCTgagcacatgtaa